A genomic segment from Rhodospirillum centenum SW encodes:
- a CDS encoding Na+/H+ antiporter subunit B produces the protein MIHSLILQTATRMLIALMLVFALFILWRGHNEPGGGFIGGLIAAVAVALHGLAFGAKEMRRILVADPRKVLAAGLALAIGSGLFALFKVGGPLPFMTGAWYVTYTETGEKAFAIGTPVLFDVGVFLVVVGAIVAMVQALMEEQ, from the coding sequence ATGATCCACTCCCTCATCCTTCAGACGGCGACCCGCATGCTGATCGCCCTGATGCTGGTCTTCGCCCTGTTCATCCTGTGGCGCGGCCACAACGAACCGGGGGGCGGCTTCATCGGCGGGCTGATCGCGGCGGTGGCCGTGGCGCTGCACGGGCTGGCCTTCGGCGCGAAGGAGATGCGCCGCATCCTGGTCGCGGACCCGCGCAAGGTACTGGCGGCCGGGCTCGCCCTCGCCATCGGCTCGGGACTGTTCGCGCTGTTCAAGGTGGGCGGGCCGCTGCCCTTCATGACCGGGGCCTGGTACGTGACCTATACCGAGACGGGCGAGAAGGCGTTCGCTATCGGTACGCCGGTGCTGTTCGACGTCGGCGTCTTCCTGGTCGTGGTCGGCGCCATCGTCGCCATGGTGCAGGCGCTGATGGAGGAGCAGTAA
- a CDS encoding Na+/H+ antiporter subunit C codes for MEVVMAFVIGVLVAGSVYLLLSRNVLRAVFGVILLSNAVNLVILTVGGLSLGLPPLIGPEAKVLAEPYSNPLPQALILTAIVIGFGLLSFALALVYRAYQELGTLDSDGMRVAEPPEAGPAADAGEMADARRREAA; via the coding sequence ATGGAAGTGGTGATGGCCTTCGTCATCGGCGTCCTGGTCGCCGGCAGCGTCTATCTCCTGTTGTCCCGCAACGTGCTGCGCGCCGTGTTCGGCGTGATCCTGCTGTCGAATGCGGTGAACCTCGTGATCCTCACGGTCGGCGGGCTGTCGCTGGGCCTGCCGCCGCTGATCGGGCCGGAGGCCAAGGTCCTGGCCGAACCCTATTCCAATCCGCTGCCGCAGGCCCTGATCCTGACGGCCATCGTGATCGGCTTCGGCCTGCTGTCCTTCGCTCTGGCTCTGGTCTACCGCGCCTATCAGGAACTGGGGACGCTGGACAGCGACGGCATGCGTGTGGCCGAGCCCCCGGAAGCGGGACCCGCCGCTGATGCCGGTGAGATGGCCGACGCCCGCAGGCGGGAGGCGGCGTGA
- a CDS encoding Na+/H+ antiporter subunit D translates to MVAWLVVSPILVPLTTAALCGLLWGRVKAQRAVSLAGSVLLVICAALLLGQVAEHGITAAQMSNWPAPFGITLVADRLAAVMVLVASVMAVAAAVYALGDIDPVRERNGFHPVFQVLMVGVCGSFVTGDLFNLYVWFEVMLISSFMLLALGGRRDQIDGAVKYALLNLIATAAFLMAVALLYGMTGTLNMADLALRLRTVEAPGTVTTVAVLFIIAFGMKAAVFPLFFWLPASYHTPAVAVQAIFAGLLTKVGVYALLRTFTLIFVGDVGYTHGLMLWIAGLTMAAGVLGSLAVSDLRRAFSWQVVAHIGYMVMGLALYTPLAIAGAVFYLVHDIVVKTNLFLGAGLARRLTGSHELPAMGGLFKAAPLLAVVMFVPLASLAGFPPLSGFWSKLVLLEAGLERQAYVIVAVSLVVSLLTMWLVGRIWAELFWKPHPAGAATGTVSLPPGGRFALVAPLVLLSGLTVGIGLFAEPVMALARDAAAELMHPEPYIRAVLGRGLPATAEALP, encoded by the coding sequence ATGGTCGCCTGGCTGGTCGTCTCCCCCATCCTGGTGCCGCTGACGACGGCGGCCCTGTGCGGCCTGCTCTGGGGCCGGGTGAAGGCGCAGCGCGCCGTCTCGCTCGCCGGGTCGGTGCTGCTGGTGATCTGCGCCGCCCTGCTGCTGGGGCAGGTGGCGGAGCATGGCATCACCGCCGCGCAGATGAGCAACTGGCCCGCTCCCTTCGGCATCACCCTGGTGGCCGACCGGCTGGCCGCGGTGATGGTGCTGGTGGCCTCGGTCATGGCCGTGGCCGCCGCCGTCTACGCCCTGGGGGACATCGACCCGGTGCGGGAGCGCAACGGCTTCCACCCGGTCTTCCAGGTGCTGATGGTGGGCGTCTGCGGCTCCTTCGTCACCGGCGACCTGTTCAACCTCTATGTCTGGTTCGAGGTGATGCTCATCAGCAGCTTCATGCTGCTGGCCCTGGGCGGTCGCCGCGACCAGATCGACGGCGCCGTCAAGTATGCCCTGCTGAACCTGATTGCCACGGCGGCCTTCCTGATGGCGGTGGCGCTGCTGTACGGCATGACCGGCACCCTGAACATGGCGGACCTCGCCCTGCGCCTGCGCACGGTGGAGGCACCGGGGACGGTCACCACGGTGGCCGTGCTGTTCATCATCGCCTTCGGCATGAAGGCAGCGGTATTTCCCCTCTTCTTCTGGCTGCCGGCCAGCTACCACACCCCGGCCGTGGCGGTGCAGGCGATCTTCGCCGGGCTGCTGACCAAGGTCGGCGTCTACGCCCTGCTGCGCACCTTCACCCTGATCTTCGTCGGCGATGTCGGCTACACCCACGGGCTGATGCTGTGGATCGCCGGCCTGACCATGGCGGCGGGGGTGTTGGGGTCGCTCGCGGTGTCAGACCTGCGCCGGGCCTTCTCCTGGCAGGTGGTGGCGCATATCGGCTACATGGTGATGGGGCTGGCGCTCTATACGCCGCTGGCCATTGCCGGTGCCGTCTTCTACCTGGTCCACGACATCGTGGTGAAGACCAACCTGTTCCTGGGCGCGGGCCTGGCCCGGCGGCTGACCGGCAGCCACGAGCTGCCGGCGATGGGCGGGCTGTTCAAGGCGGCGCCGCTGCTGGCCGTGGTGATGTTCGTGCCGCTGGCCTCGCTCGCGGGCTTTCCGCCGCTCTCCGGCTTCTGGTCCAAGCTGGTCCTGCTGGAAGCCGGCCTGGAGCGGCAGGCCTATGTCATCGTCGCGGTCTCCCTGGTGGTCAGCCTGCTGACCATGTGGCTGGTCGGCCGCATCTGGGCCGAGCTGTTCTGGAAGCCGCATCCGGCCGGGGCCGCCACCGGCACCGTATCGCTGCCGCCCGGCGGCCGTTTCGCGCTGGTGGCCCCGCTGGTGCTGCTGTCCGGCCTGACGGTCGGCATCGGCCTGTTCGCCGAGCCGGTGATGGCCCTGGCGCGCGACGCCGCGGCCGAGCTGATGCACCCCGAGCCCTATATCCGCGCCGTCCTGGGGCGGGGGCTGCCTGCCACGGCGGAGGCGCTGCCATGA
- a CDS encoding Na+/H+ antiporter subunit E encodes MTLLLLNILLAIAWMGVNGDFSLAGLLVGLTLGHLVLFIVRPMFPDDGFFRRLWGGVGFFFWFLKELWLSSIRVAKAVLSPGIGARPGVIAMPLDARSDAEITLLACCITLTPGTLSLDVSPDRRTLYIHAMFVDDPERLKQETKDTMERRILEFMR; translated from the coding sequence ATGACGCTGTTGCTGCTGAACATCCTGCTCGCCATCGCCTGGATGGGGGTGAACGGGGACTTCAGTCTGGCGGGCCTGCTGGTCGGGCTGACGCTGGGGCATCTGGTGCTGTTCATCGTCCGGCCGATGTTCCCGGACGATGGTTTCTTCAGGCGCCTGTGGGGCGGGGTGGGCTTCTTCTTCTGGTTCCTCAAGGAGCTGTGGCTGTCCAGCATCCGCGTGGCGAAGGCGGTGCTCTCGCCCGGCATCGGGGCGCGGCCCGGCGTCATCGCCATGCCGCTGGACGCCCGCAGTGATGCCGAGATCACCTTGCTCGCCTGTTGCATCACGCTGACGCCCGGCACGCTCAGCCTGGACGTCTCCCCCGACCGGCGCACGCTCTACATCCACGCCATGTTCGTGGACGATCCCGAGCGGCTGAAGCAGGAGACCAAGGACACGATGGAGCGCCGCATCCTGGAGTTCATGCGATGA
- a CDS encoding monovalent cation/H+ antiporter complex subunit F: MSLDLMPPGIGTMTPFLALCVDLGMLVMLVSFVLCVVRLLRGPTLPDRIVALDLFGLLAVAFIALYALWDGKAVFVDAAIALALVAFFGTVAYARFVEQRGGDLRPGTGSPAAADPQPEGKGASHDRA, translated from the coding sequence ATGAGCCTGGACCTCATGCCCCCCGGCATCGGCACCATGACCCCCTTCCTCGCCCTCTGCGTGGATCTGGGCATGCTGGTGATGCTGGTCTCCTTCGTGCTGTGCGTCGTGCGGCTGCTGCGCGGCCCGACGCTGCCCGACCGCATCGTGGCGCTGGACCTGTTCGGGTTGCTGGCGGTGGCCTTCATCGCGCTCTACGCGCTCTGGGACGGCAAGGCCGTGTTCGTGGACGCCGCCATCGCCCTGGCGCTGGTGGCCTTCTTCGGCACCGTCGCCTATGCGCGCTTCGTGGAACAGCGCGGCGGCGATCTGCGCCCGGGCACCGGAAGTCCCGCCGCGGCCGATCCGCAGCCGGAGGGGAAGGGGGCGTCGCATGACCGCGCATGA
- the mnhG gene encoding monovalent cation/H(+) antiporter subunit G: MTAHEIVQAVAGLLVLGGAFFCFVAALGIVRLQDVLIRMHASSKAGTLGAGMILLAVALYFAEVSVAARAVAAIAFLVVTAPVASHMIGRAAYVYGITLWEGTVLDEMRGRLIPPKAGSPPDTAAVADGEATPPTGAAPSRAETARSDTAAPAGMPEGTGG, encoded by the coding sequence ATGACCGCGCATGAGATCGTGCAGGCCGTTGCCGGCCTGCTGGTGCTGGGCGGCGCCTTCTTCTGCTTCGTCGCCGCCCTGGGGATCGTGCGGTTGCAGGACGTGCTGATCCGGATGCACGCCTCCTCCAAGGCGGGGACGCTGGGGGCGGGCATGATCCTGCTGGCGGTCGCCCTCTACTTCGCGGAGGTGTCCGTCGCCGCCCGCGCCGTGGCGGCCATCGCCTTCCTGGTGGTGACGGCGCCCGTGGCCTCGCACATGATCGGCCGCGCCGCCTATGTCTACGGCATCACGCTCTGGGAGGGCACGGTGCTGGACGAGATGCGCGGACGCCTGATCCCGCCCAAGGCGGGCAGCCCGCCCGACACCGCGGCCGTAGCGGACGGGGAGGCGACGCCCCCCACCGGAGCGGCCCCCTCCCGGGCGGAGACGGCCCGGTCGGACACCGCCGCACCGGCGGGCATGCCGGAGGGCACGGGCGGCTGA
- a CDS encoding cold-shock protein: MSHYDFPSPSGLDGPPVRATVKWFNGVKGFGFVAPADGTPDAFLHASVLSRVGLSDLAEGAEVMVVIGPGPKGPQVIRLVDVIGGGSPRRERPAPSRAAPGGPEVELEGSVKWFKDDKGFGFVTTDDGGKDVFVHKSILRRAGLESLQSGERVLMRVTEAPKGREATWIQLLD, encoded by the coding sequence TTGTCGCACTATGACTTTCCCTCCCCCTCCGGACTGGACGGTCCGCCCGTCCGGGCCACCGTCAAATGGTTCAACGGCGTCAAGGGCTTCGGGTTCGTCGCCCCGGCCGACGGAACGCCGGATGCCTTCCTGCACGCCTCGGTGCTGAGCCGTGTCGGCCTCTCCGATCTGGCCGAGGGGGCGGAGGTGATGGTGGTCATCGGCCCCGGACCGAAGGGGCCCCAGGTCATCCGGCTGGTGGACGTGATCGGCGGCGGCTCGCCCCGGCGGGAACGCCCGGCCCCGTCCCGCGCCGCCCCCGGCGGCCCGGAGGTCGAACTGGAGGGCTCGGTCAAGTGGTTCAAGGACGACAAGGGCTTCGGCTTCGTCACCACCGATGACGGCGGCAAGGACGTGTTCGTCCACAAGAGCATCCTGCGCCGCGCCGGGCTGGAAAGCCTGCAATCCGGGGAGCGCGTGCTGATGCGCGTGACCGAGGCGCCGAAGGGCCGCGAGGCCACCTGGATCCAGCTTCTGGACTGA
- a CDS encoding long-chain-fatty-acid--CoA ligase produces MADAAASMQQTDHVWERHYPQGVDWHADIPKRSLIALFDDAVARYGDKPFLEFLGKRYTYRQVSALVDRFAKGLQGLGVRKGRTVGLFLPNTPYFVIAYFGVLKAGGTVVNFNPLYAEREIAKQIDDSEATIMVTLDVKATYTKLARMLVETRLEKIVVCPMADVLPFPKNWLFPFVRRQDLALIPHDAHHVRFRELTANDGRFTPVAIDPVEDVAVLQYTGGTTGVPKGAMLTHANIYANTVQAALWFPEAVDGAERMLGVLPLFHVFAMTCVMNLTIYKGGEIVLLPRFDLDQVLETIDRKKPTLFPAVPTIYTAINNHKHREKYDLSSIKLCNSGGAPLPVEVKAKFEEIAGCKLVEGYGLSESSPVATINPPDASVPGSIGMPLPGTVIEIMSLEDRSRPVALGERGEVCIRGPQVMKGYWKRPDETANTIVDGRLHTGDVGYMDERGYTYIVDRIKDMILAGGYNVYPRNVEEAIYLHPAVHECIVLGVPDPYRGQTVKAYIRLGEGQQMTPEELKAFLKDKLSPIEMPKQVEFREELPKTMIGKLSRKALLDEMEAQGKAAG; encoded by the coding sequence ATGGCCGATGCGGCCGCCAGCATGCAGCAGACCGACCATGTATGGGAACGGCACTATCCCCAGGGGGTGGACTGGCATGCCGACATCCCCAAGCGGTCGCTGATCGCGCTGTTCGACGATGCCGTGGCCCGCTACGGCGACAAGCCCTTCCTCGAATTCCTGGGCAAGCGCTACACCTACCGTCAGGTTTCCGCGCTGGTCGACCGCTTCGCCAAGGGCCTGCAGGGCCTGGGCGTGCGCAAGGGCCGTACCGTCGGCCTGTTCCTGCCCAACACCCCCTATTTCGTGATCGCCTATTTCGGCGTGCTGAAGGCCGGGGGCACCGTCGTCAACTTCAACCCGCTCTATGCCGAGCGCGAGATCGCCAAGCAGATCGACGACAGCGAAGCCACCATCATGGTGACGCTGGACGTCAAGGCGACCTACACCAAGCTGGCACGCATGCTGGTGGAGACGCGGCTGGAGAAGATCGTCGTCTGCCCCATGGCGGACGTGCTGCCGTTCCCGAAGAACTGGCTGTTCCCCTTCGTCCGCCGCCAGGATCTGGCCCTCATCCCGCACGATGCGCACCATGTCCGCTTCCGCGAGCTGACCGCCAACGACGGGCGCTTCACCCCCGTCGCCATCGACCCGGTGGAGGACGTGGCCGTCCTGCAGTACACCGGCGGCACCACCGGCGTGCCGAAGGGGGCGATGCTGACGCACGCCAACATCTACGCCAACACGGTGCAGGCGGCGCTGTGGTTCCCGGAAGCCGTGGACGGGGCGGAGCGCATGCTGGGCGTGCTGCCGCTGTTCCATGTCTTCGCCATGACCTGCGTGATGAACCTCACCATCTACAAGGGGGGGGAGATCGTCCTGCTGCCGCGCTTCGATCTGGACCAGGTGCTGGAGACGATCGACAGGAAGAAGCCTACCCTGTTCCCCGCGGTGCCGACGATCTATACGGCGATCAACAACCACAAGCACCGCGAGAAGTACGACCTCTCCTCGATCAAGCTGTGCAACTCCGGCGGCGCGCCGCTGCCCGTGGAGGTGAAGGCGAAGTTCGAGGAGATCGCGGGCTGCAAGCTGGTGGAGGGCTACGGCCTCTCCGAAAGCTCGCCCGTCGCCACCATCAATCCGCCCGACGCCAGCGTCCCCGGCTCCATCGGCATGCCGCTGCCCGGCACCGTCATCGAGATCATGAGCCTGGAGGACCGCTCCCGGCCCGTGGCCCTGGGCGAGCGGGGCGAGGTCTGCATCCGCGGCCCGCAGGTGATGAAGGGCTACTGGAAGCGCCCGGACGAGACGGCGAACACCATCGTGGACGGCCGTCTGCACACCGGCGACGTCGGCTACATGGACGAGCGCGGCTACACCTACATCGTGGACCGCATCAAGGACATGATCCTGGCCGGCGGCTACAACGTCTATCCGCGCAACGTGGAAGAGGCGATCTACCTGCACCCGGCGGTGCATGAATGCATCGTCCTGGGCGTGCCCGACCCCTACCGCGGCCAGACCGTGAAGGCCTATATCCGCCTGGGCGAGGGGCAGCAGATGACGCCGGAGGAGCTGAAGGCGTTCCTGAAGGACAAGCTCAGCCCCATCGAGATGCCCAAGCAGGTGGAATTCCGCGAGGAACTGCCCAAGACCATGATCGGCAAGCTCTCCCGCAAGGCGCTGCTGGACGAGATGGAAGCCCAGGGCAAGGCCGCCGGCTGA
- a CDS encoding ISAs1 family transposase: MAGIFRISFQGLPDPRTGNARRHALLDVLTIALTASICGAESCVDFATFARDRRALFEEFLELPGGLPSHDTFSRVFRLLDPVAFSRCFQQFLDHLGEDGAGVLAIDGKTLRRSFDRAAGRSALHVVSAFASGARMIVGQRAVAAGENEIVAARALLELFDLKGVLVTGDALHAQERTAQTILERGGDWLFPLKDNRPALRAEVERYFADPATVLAVPHVTTDADHGRIEVRRHWVSHDVAWLASDRRFPDEAVLPGLKILGLVERTVTSPDGRTTATRTLYLSSAALEPKTLARAVRAHWSIEAAVHWVLDTSFDEDRARNRKDHGPENLATLRKLALNVVRSANNQDSIRLRRKRAGWSDDYARTILGQMR, from the coding sequence ATGGCTGGAATTTTTCGGATTTCGTTTCAAGGTCTTCCCGATCCGCGGACAGGGAATGCGCGGCGTCACGCTCTTCTGGATGTTCTGACGATTGCGTTGACGGCGTCGATCTGCGGGGCGGAAAGCTGCGTGGACTTTGCGACCTTCGCGCGGGACCGGCGGGCCTTGTTCGAGGAGTTCCTCGAGCTTCCCGGCGGGCTGCCCAGCCACGACACGTTTTCACGGGTATTCCGGCTTCTGGACCCGGTGGCGTTTTCCCGCTGTTTCCAGCAGTTCCTTGATCATCTGGGGGAGGATGGGGCCGGGGTCCTGGCCATTGACGGCAAGACGCTACGGCGCTCCTTCGACCGGGCGGCGGGGCGTTCGGCTCTACATGTGGTGAGCGCGTTTGCGTCCGGCGCGCGGATGATCGTGGGGCAGCGGGCGGTGGCCGCGGGCGAGAACGAGATCGTGGCGGCGCGGGCGTTGCTGGAACTGTTCGATCTCAAGGGTGTGCTGGTAACCGGTGACGCTCTGCACGCGCAGGAGCGGACGGCGCAGACCATCCTGGAGCGGGGCGGCGACTGGCTTTTTCCGCTGAAAGACAACCGCCCTGCGCTACGGGCCGAGGTTGAGCGCTACTTCGCGGACCCGGCAACGGTTCTGGCCGTGCCCCATGTCACCACCGATGCCGACCACGGTCGTATCGAGGTGCGCCGCCACTGGGTAAGCCACGACGTGGCCTGGCTCGCCTCCGACCGACGTTTCCCCGACGAGGCCGTACTGCCGGGCCTGAAGATCCTGGGCCTGGTCGAACGCACGGTCACGAGCCCCGACGGCCGCACTACCGCCACCCGAACCCTCTATCTCTCCTCCGCCGCGCTGGAGCCCAAGACGCTCGCCCGCGCCGTCCGCGCCCACTGGAGCATCGAGGCCGCCGTCCATTGGGTGCTCGACACCTCCTTCGACGAAGACCGCGCCCGTAACCGCAAGGACCATGGCCCGGAAAACCTCGCCACACTCCGAAAACTCGCACTCAACGTCGTCCGCTCCGCCAACAACCAGGATTCCATCCGCCTCCGCAGAAAACGCGCCGGATGGTCCGACGACTATGCCCGAACCATCCTCGGGCAAATGCGATAG
- a CDS encoding IS630 family transposase (programmed frameshift) — translation MPAALPIREDLSASELRALARRESKGRVAARMFAIAHALEGVSRAEAARLAGMDRQALRDAVVRYNAEGVAGLYDRPLPGRPEWLSEGEQATLKAIILAGPDPKRHGCVEWTLPILCEVIAERFAKTLHPASLSRIVRRLNLSKQKTRPRHPQSDAKTQAAFKKGLREALKAAGAAHPERRLQLWFQDEARIGQKGRTAHRWWERGQRPLGLCDKRFTSAWLYAAVCPASGADFALVMPTVSTAVMSLFLDGFSRSLEPDVQAVLVLDQAGWHGARALVVPDNITLVPLPPYSPELNPVERVWLYLRERFLSHQILDDYDAVVQACCDAWNALTATPERLRSLTSYPWLPCVNA, via the exons ATGCCAGCGGCGTTGCCGATCCGGGAAGACCTGAGCGCCAGCGAATTGCGTGCCCTGGCGCGGCGGGAGAGCAAAGGGCGGGTGGCGGCGCGGATGTTCGCGATCGCCCATGCCTTGGAGGGGGTGAGCCGGGCGGAAGCGGCGCGGCTGGCCGGCATGGACCGCCAAGCCCTGCGCGACGCGGTTGTGCGCTACAACGCGGAAGGCGTAGCCGGGCTCTACGACCGCCCGCTGCCCGGCCGGCCGGAGTGGCTGAGCGAAGGCGAGCAGGCGACGCTCAAGGCCATCATCCTCGCCGGCCCCGATCCCAAGCGGCATGGCTGCGTGGAATGGACCCTGCCGATCCTGTGCGAGGTGATCGCCGAACGCTTCGCCAAGACGCTGCATCCGGCCAGCCTGTCGCGCATCGTCCGCCGGCTCAACCTGTCGAAGCAGAAGACGCGGCCCCGCCATCCGCAGTCCGACGCCAAGACCCAGGCCGCCTTC AAAAAGGGGCTGCGCGAAGCCCTGAAGGCCGCAGGTGCCGCGCATCCGGAGCGTCGCCTTCAACTCTGGTTCCAGGACGAAGCCCGCATCGGCCAGAAGGGCCGCACCGCACACCGCTGGTGGGAGCGCGGGCAGCGCCCACTCGGGTTGTGCGACAAGCGTTTCACCTCGGCCTGGCTCTACGCCGCCGTCTGCCCAGCCAGCGGCGCCGACTTCGCGCTGGTGATGCCGACCGTCTCCACTGCCGTCATGAGCCTGTTCCTGGACGGCTTCTCCCGGAGCCTGGAACCGGACGTCCAGGCGGTGCTCGTGCTCGATCAGGCCGGCTGGCACGGAGCGCGGGCGCTGGTCGTCCCGGACAACATCACGCTGGTCCCGCTCCCGCCCTACAGCCCCGAACTCAACCCGGTCGAGCGCGTCTGGCTGTACCTGCGCGAGCGCTTTCTGTCCCACCAGATCCTGGACGACTACGACGCCGTCGTCCAAGCCTGCTGCGACGCCTGGAACGCCCTCACCGCCACACCAGAACGTCTACGCTCCCTCACCAGCTATCCGTGGCTCCCATGTGTCAATGCTTAG
- a CDS encoding CCE_0567 family metalloprotein: MSDIDTLKAEVKALNARATRLKMDLHDLSEDLPVGWERIPVVAAECHAAYDTGERSR, translated from the coding sequence ATGAGCGACATCGATACCCTGAAGGCGGAGGTCAAGGCGCTGAACGCCCGCGCCACCCGCCTGAAGATGGACCTGCACGACCTGTCCGAGGACCTGCCGGTCGGCTGGGAGCGCATCCCGGTCGTGGCGGCCGAGTGCCACGCCGCCTATGATACCGGCGAGCGGAGCCGCTGA
- a CDS encoding NifX-associated nitrogen fixation protein, with protein sequence MTDAPTYTASTYTAPADTAQTDTAPTAVDSPFLTVLVRLLRAEDSHGAWERRSDADLLADYIVTREERRLIPLIGDPDPDTLWRVEKFYGAVGLRIEQLTGQVASPMMKMHHEGFGRVVLLAGRLVVLSRHLRDVHRYGHDSLARLEEAGETAAQEAAALIRRFPEVADA encoded by the coding sequence ATGACCGACGCCCCGACGTACACCGCCTCGACGTACACCGCCCCGGCGGACACCGCCCAGACGGACACTGCCCCGACCGCCGTGGACAGCCCCTTCCTGACCGTGCTGGTCCGCCTGCTGCGGGCGGAGGACAGCCACGGGGCCTGGGAGCGCCGGTCCGATGCCGATCTTCTGGCCGACTACATCGTCACCCGCGAGGAGCGCCGGCTGATCCCCCTCATCGGCGATCCCGACCCCGATACGCTCTGGCGGGTGGAGAAGTTCTACGGTGCCGTCGGGCTGCGGATCGAACAGCTCACCGGGCAGGTCGCCTCCCCCATGATGAAGATGCACCATGAGGGCTTCGGCCGCGTGGTGCTGCTGGCGGGGCGGCTGGTCGTCCTCTCCCGCCACCTGCGCGATGTCCACCGCTACGGCCATGACAGCCTCGCCCGGCTGGAGGAGGCGGGGGAGACGGCCGCGCAGGAGGCCGCCGCCCTGATCCGCCGCTTCCCCGAGGTGGCGGACGCCTGA
- the nifX gene encoding nitrogen fixation protein NifX has protein sequence MTARRLALIEADDSSAPAGRAPAAGTLRVAIATQDMKFLNAHFGSARTFAIYDVTADSRRFVEAVGFSDTADESGSHRTDGDDRIGPKVAALQGCHLLFVLAIGGPAAAKVVAARMHPLKLPAPEPIDGVLARVQAMLSGNPPPWLRKILHADRPRDFTED, from the coding sequence ATGACGGCGCGTCGGTTGGCGCTCATTGAGGCGGACGACAGCTCGGCCCCCGCCGGCCGCGCGCCGGCGGCGGGGACGCTGCGCGTCGCCATCGCCACCCAGGACATGAAGTTCCTGAACGCCCATTTCGGCTCGGCCCGGACCTTCGCCATCTACGACGTGACGGCGGACAGCCGCCGCTTCGTGGAGGCGGTCGGCTTTTCCGACACCGCCGACGAGAGCGGCAGCCACCGCACCGACGGCGACGACCGGATCGGTCCCAAGGTGGCGGCGCTCCAGGGCTGCCACCTGCTGTTCGTGCTCGCCATCGGCGGGCCGGCGGCGGCCAAGGTCGTGGCGGCACGGATGCACCCCTTGAAGCTGCCGGCGCCGGAACCGATCGACGGCGTGCTGGCGCGGGTCCAGGCCATGCTGTCGGGCAATCCGCCGCCCTGGCTGCGCAAGATCCTGCACGCGGACCGGCCGCGCGACTTCACGGAGGACTGA